The following are encoded in a window of Streptomyces sp. Go-475 genomic DNA:
- a CDS encoding RacP protein: MPRASERRSPAAQRHADTVRFVPFEARPAGLTFVQLVRSRELSPHQTRAGLACLRDIITERGWPPLIWTKKDGYKFCADPVELQAYEIAIIRGKLTEIRRFITGTVAPHAALQPKGRWIKHLNTQLNSVESTLDVIADYTDADARPRL, translated from the coding sequence ATGCCCCGTGCCTCCGAGCGCAGATCGCCGGCGGCCCAGCGACACGCCGACACCGTCCGGTTCGTGCCCTTCGAAGCCCGGCCGGCCGGACTGACCTTTGTCCAGCTGGTCAGATCCAGGGAACTCTCCCCTCACCAGACCCGCGCGGGGCTTGCCTGCCTGCGGGACATCATCACCGAACGCGGCTGGCCGCCGCTGATCTGGACGAAGAAGGACGGCTACAAGTTCTGCGCCGACCCCGTCGAACTCCAGGCATACGAGATCGCGATCATCCGGGGCAAGCTCACCGAGATCCGCCGGTTCATCACCGGAACCGTCGCCCCGCACGCGGCCCTCCAGCCCAAAGGCCGGTGGATCAAACACCTCAACACCCAGCTCAACTCGGTCGAGTCGACACTCGACGTCATCGCCGACTACACCGACGCCGACGCCCGCCCCCGTCTTTGA